In a genomic window of Pelotomaculum thermopropionicum SI:
- a CDS encoding uncharacterized conserved protein has translation MKEFNRTAWLKAGILAVLAALYFFVEPLQAAVKRVVFILSTVDVAAVKHYILSFGIWAPVASFTLMVFQSVMAPLPAFVITFANAALFGWARGAVLSWSSAMCGAAVCYWIARFYGRSAVERLTSKLALEEVDRFFERYGKYAIIVARLLPFVSFDVVSYAAGLTSIGFWEFFWATGLGQLPATLVYSYVGDMLVGSVRTFVFGLLTLFSLGIVAAAARKFYRDRHNRQPARVAESPGEK, from the coding sequence ATGAAAGAATTCAACCGTACGGCCTGGCTGAAAGCCGGCATTCTTGCGGTACTGGCGGCGCTTTATTTTTTCGTGGAACCGCTGCAGGCCGCGGTGAAGCGGGTCGTATTCATCCTTTCGACGGTTGACGTTGCAGCCGTGAAGCACTACATCCTTTCCTTTGGAATATGGGCGCCGGTTGCCTCTTTTACCCTGATGGTGTTCCAGTCCGTAATGGCCCCTTTGCCGGCCTTTGTCATTACTTTTGCCAACGCGGCCCTTTTCGGCTGGGCCAGGGGGGCCGTCCTGTCCTGGTCCAGCGCCATGTGCGGCGCGGCCGTATGTTACTGGATCGCCCGTTTTTACGGGAGGTCTGCTGTGGAAAGGCTTACCAGCAAGCTTGCCCTGGAAGAGGTTGACCGCTTTTTTGAGCGTTACGGCAAATACGCTATTATCGTAGCGCGCCTTTTGCCCTTTGTCTCATTTGACGTGGTCAGCTACGCGGCAGGGCTTACCTCAATTGGCTTTTGGGAATTTTTCTGGGCCACCGGCCTGGGCCAGCTGCCGGCCACCCTGGTGTATTCATATGTTGGAGACATGCTGGTGGGCAGCGTGCGCACCTTCGTGTTCGGGCTGTTAACCTTGTTCTCGCTCGGCATTGTCGCAGCCGCGGCAAGAAAATTCTACCGGGACAGGCACAACAGGCAGCCCGCCCGGGTGGCCGAATCGCCCGGCGAAAAGTAA
- a CDS encoding hypothetical membrane protein, which produces MPFGPMSRKFQKEQRILGNSFWGGLPAFFLSVAGFVAGSLYAYAAGLVLGLIPSNLGWFRAERVESFISGYGHYAALLFYAIPFPPLGLVSYLAGFLALDIKKFLLACIIGQILGYFWCLRL; this is translated from the coding sequence ATGCCGTTTGGACCTATGAGCAGAAAATTCCAAAAAGAACAAAGAATTCTCGGCAATTCCTTTTGGGGAGGCCTGCCAGCTTTTTTCCTGTCGGTAGCGGGGTTTGTAGCCGGCTCCCTATACGCTTATGCCGCAGGCCTGGTTTTGGGCTTGATCCCGTCGAACCTGGGCTGGTTCAGAGCGGAAAGGGTGGAGAGTTTTATTTCCGGGTACGGGCACTACGCCGCCCTTTTGTTTTACGCAATTCCCTTCCCGCCTCTGGGCCTGGTAAGTTATCTGGCCGGGTTTCTGGCCCTGGATATTAAAAAATTCCTGCTGGCATGTATTATTGGGCAAATTCTGGGGTATTTCTGGTGCCTGCGCCTTTAA